A stretch of Anaeromyxobacter dehalogenans 2CP-1 DNA encodes these proteins:
- a CDS encoding sensor histidine kinase — translation MRAAATLARRRVGSGPPLPERIQREEFSRLFGRLLTFRLWVLLPVLLLVGWVVWIDPSPWRRAVLLAALVAVSIFFVRELLAFRAGGAGQRSVNRNVLLATFGQVVVSFATGGIDSPFLPAALVLAVIPAMLVEGPVRWLIPAMQISGVLTLAALGASGAIPDLNLAAFGGGARVGAGTAYLWADAALLCLMLAGVHALGNGLRHAYQAVLRRQLAAQEDALRAHQERAAELVELSGEIAHELKNPLASVKALAGLLRQQLPDGKGAERLEVLRHEVDRMQSVLEDFLNFSRPLVPLSVDACDLAALCQEVAALHEGVASERGLELSVEGDGASVRGDRRKLKQVLINLVQNAVEASAPGGEVVLEVAPAADGGARVRVLDRGAGVDPALGDAVFHPGVTSKAKGSGLGLTVARAIARQHGGDLALAPRPDGGTAAELVLPARPAAPGP, via the coding sequence ATGCGCGCGGCGGCGACCCTGGCGCGGCGGCGGGTGGGCTCCGGCCCGCCGCTGCCGGAGCGCATCCAGCGGGAGGAGTTCTCCAGGCTGTTCGGGCGGCTGCTCACCTTCCGGCTGTGGGTGCTGCTGCCGGTGCTGTTGCTGGTGGGATGGGTGGTCTGGATCGATCCGTCCCCCTGGCGGCGCGCGGTGCTGCTCGCGGCGCTGGTGGCGGTGTCGATCTTCTTCGTCCGGGAGCTGCTCGCGTTCCGGGCGGGCGGGGCGGGTCAGCGGTCGGTGAACCGCAACGTGCTGCTCGCGACGTTCGGGCAGGTGGTGGTCTCGTTCGCGACCGGCGGCATCGACAGCCCGTTCCTTCCGGCCGCGCTGGTGCTGGCGGTGATCCCGGCGATGCTGGTGGAAGGGCCGGTGCGCTGGCTCATCCCTGCCATGCAGATCTCGGGGGTGCTGACGCTGGCGGCCCTGGGGGCGAGCGGCGCCATCCCGGATCTCAACCTGGCGGCGTTCGGCGGCGGCGCGCGCGTGGGCGCCGGCACCGCGTACCTGTGGGCCGACGCGGCGCTGCTCTGCCTCATGCTGGCCGGCGTGCACGCGCTCGGGAACGGGCTGCGCCACGCGTACCAGGCCGTCCTCCGGCGCCAGCTCGCCGCCCAGGAGGACGCGCTGCGCGCGCACCAGGAGCGCGCCGCCGAGCTGGTCGAGCTGTCCGGCGAGATCGCGCACGAGCTGAAGAACCCGCTCGCCAGCGTGAAGGCGCTCGCGGGGCTGCTGAGGCAGCAGCTCCCGGACGGCAAGGGCGCCGAGCGGCTCGAGGTCCTCCGCCACGAGGTGGACCGGATGCAGTCGGTGCTGGAGGACTTCCTCAACTTCTCGCGCCCGCTCGTGCCGCTCTCGGTGGACGCGTGCGACCTCGCCGCGCTCTGCCAGGAGGTCGCGGCGCTGCACGAGGGCGTCGCCTCGGAGCGCGGGCTGGAGCTGTCGGTGGAAGGCGACGGCGCGTCCGTCCGCGGCGATCGCCGCAAGCTGAAGCAGGTGCTCATCAACCTGGTCCAGAACGCGGTGGAGGCGAGCGCGCCGGGCGGCGAGGTGGTGCTCGAGGTCGCGCCCGCCGCGGACGGCGGCGCGCGCGTGCGCGTGCTCGATCGCGGCGCAGGGGTGGACCCCGCGCTCGGCGACGCCGTGTTCCACCCCGGCGTGACCAGCAAGGCGAAGGGCTCCGGCCTGGGCCTCACCGTGGCGCGGGCCATCGCCCGCCAGCACGGCGGTGACCTCGCGCTCGCGCCCCGGCCGGACGGCGGCACCGCCGCGGAGCTGGTCCTGCCGGCGCGCCCCGCCGCGCCCGGGCCGTAG
- a CDS encoding TolC family protein, translating into MNTPILLALLLATPGGTPAAPAASPAAPPDAAVAELTLEAALRELDAQSLTLAQARSRADEAGALVRQSAAALLPTLTAQGTYLRNSEGVTLALPGGPERVIQPDESLSVTATARVPLLVPTAWFDLAAARDAARAEDLGAEATRRTLRTGLAQSAHGAASAEEVVAASERAVESAAELVRSAERRVAAGTAAPLDVLKSRTEQVRRESDLVSARAGLERARLALGILLGRRDPVRVVVPDGTTAPAPELDVPAEALAGEALEHRPEIAAQDARVAAAESGVRSAWARLAPQLSASGSAFAADTPYVSGEKDGWRVTLDLTWQLYDGGFRYGKRRQAEAQAAGARAGAEAQRLAVRQEVEDGRRDLRVARERLRLADTQSRLAGETAASARRSFEAGIASSLDVIDANDRQYLAEIGLADARARLAQARLALGRALGRDL; encoded by the coding sequence GTGAACACGCCGATCCTCCTCGCGCTCCTCCTCGCCACGCCGGGCGGTACCCCGGCGGCGCCCGCCGCCTCGCCGGCCGCGCCGCCCGACGCCGCCGTCGCCGAGCTGACGCTCGAGGCCGCCCTCCGCGAGCTCGACGCGCAGAGCCTGACCCTGGCGCAGGCGCGCAGCCGCGCCGACGAGGCGGGCGCGCTCGTGCGTCAGTCCGCCGCCGCGCTCCTCCCCACGCTCACCGCCCAGGGCACCTATCTGAGGAACAGCGAGGGCGTCACGCTGGCGCTCCCGGGCGGCCCCGAGCGCGTCATCCAGCCGGACGAGTCGCTGAGCGTGACCGCCACCGCGCGCGTCCCGCTGCTCGTCCCCACCGCCTGGTTCGACCTCGCCGCCGCGCGCGACGCGGCCCGCGCCGAGGATCTCGGCGCCGAGGCCACCCGGCGCACGCTCCGCACCGGCCTGGCGCAGTCGGCGCACGGTGCCGCCTCGGCGGAGGAGGTGGTGGCCGCCTCCGAGCGCGCCGTCGAGAGCGCGGCCGAGCTGGTGCGGAGCGCGGAGCGCCGCGTGGCCGCCGGGACCGCGGCGCCGCTCGACGTGCTGAAGTCGCGCACGGAGCAGGTCCGGCGCGAGAGCGACCTGGTGTCCGCGCGCGCCGGCCTGGAGCGGGCGCGGCTGGCGCTCGGGATCCTGCTCGGGCGGAGGGATCCGGTCCGGGTGGTGGTGCCGGACGGCACCACGGCGCCCGCGCCGGAGCTCGACGTTCCGGCCGAGGCGCTGGCGGGCGAGGCGCTCGAGCACCGGCCGGAGATCGCCGCGCAGGACGCGCGGGTGGCGGCGGCCGAGTCCGGCGTCCGCTCCGCCTGGGCGCGCCTCGCCCCGCAGCTCTCCGCCTCCGGGTCCGCGTTCGCGGCGGACACCCCCTACGTCTCCGGCGAGAAGGACGGCTGGCGGGTGACGCTCGACCTCACCTGGCAGCTCTACGACGGCGGCTTCCGGTACGGGAAGCGCCGCCAGGCGGAGGCCCAGGCCGCCGGCGCGCGCGCCGGCGCGGAGGCGCAGCGGCTGGCGGTGCGCCAGGAGGTGGAGGACGGCCGGCGCGACCTGCGCGTGGCGCGCGAGCGGCTCCGCCTGGCCGACACGCAGTCGCGGCTGGCCGGCGAGACGGCCGCGTCGGCGCGCCGGTCCTTCGAGGCGGGGATCGCGTCGAGCCTCGACGTGATCGACGCGAACGACCGCCAGTACCTGGCCGAGATCGGCCTCGCCGACGCGCGCGCGCGGCTCGCGCAGGCGCGGCTCGCGCTCGGGCGCGCGCTGGGGCGGGACCTGTAG
- a CDS encoding HlyD family secretion protein, translated as MRRVVAVLVVLTLVLASLIGYRLWSQARALSAPAGGSGEIEGTVVELSSRVGARILELKVREGQRVKAGDLLVRLDCADPAAALAEAEARLAAARAQAAAAMAQVKASERARVAAGATQEAAKAQAAALAAQAEAAERQARRLTNLPEDVAASSIDLTQASAAQLSQQTLAARAQATASAEQARAAAVNTTATASQAQAALAQVRAAEASVERARILAGECELRAPRDAEVQTLPHEAGELVPPGAVLARLVDLSEVTATFYLPNAEIGAVRPGQKAEVAADAWPGERFQATVRTVSLEAEFTPRNIQTRTDRDRLVYPVEVVVVNRDAKLRAGMPVQVTLPGTGR; from the coding sequence ATGAGACGAGTCGTCGCGGTCCTGGTGGTGCTCACGCTCGTGCTGGCCAGCCTCATCGGCTACCGCCTGTGGAGCCAGGCGCGCGCCCTGTCGGCGCCGGCGGGCGGCTCGGGCGAGATCGAGGGGACCGTGGTCGAGCTCTCCTCGCGCGTGGGCGCGCGCATCCTCGAGCTGAAGGTGCGCGAGGGCCAGCGAGTGAAGGCGGGCGACCTGCTGGTCCGCCTCGACTGCGCCGATCCCGCCGCGGCGCTCGCCGAGGCGGAGGCGCGCCTCGCCGCCGCGCGGGCGCAGGCGGCGGCCGCGATGGCGCAGGTGAAGGCGTCCGAGCGCGCGCGGGTGGCGGCGGGCGCGACGCAGGAGGCGGCGAAGGCGCAGGCGGCCGCGCTGGCGGCGCAGGCCGAGGCCGCCGAGCGGCAGGCGCGGCGGCTCACGAACCTGCCCGAGGACGTGGCCGCGTCGAGCATCGACCTCACCCAGGCGAGCGCGGCGCAGCTCTCGCAGCAGACGCTCGCCGCGAGGGCGCAGGCCACCGCCAGCGCCGAGCAGGCGCGCGCCGCGGCGGTCAACACCACCGCCACCGCGTCGCAGGCGCAGGCCGCGCTGGCGCAGGTGCGGGCGGCGGAGGCGTCGGTGGAGCGCGCCCGGATCCTCGCGGGGGAGTGCGAGCTCCGCGCGCCGCGCGACGCCGAGGTGCAGACGCTGCCGCACGAGGCCGGCGAGCTGGTGCCGCCGGGCGCGGTGCTGGCGCGCCTCGTGGACCTCTCGGAGGTGACCGCCACCTTCTACCTGCCCAACGCCGAGATCGGCGCGGTGAGGCCGGGGCAGAAGGCGGAGGTGGCGGCGGACGCGTGGCCGGGCGAGCGGTTCCAGGCGACGGTGCGCACGGTCTCGCTGGAGGCCGAGTTCACCCCGAGGAACATCCAGACCCGCACCGACCGCGACCGGCTCGTCTACCCGGTGGAGGTGGTGGTGGTGAACCGGGACGCGAAGCTGCGGGCCGGGATGCCGGTGCAGGTGACGCTGCCCGGGACGGGGCGCTGA
- a CDS encoding ABC transporter ATP-binding protein yields the protein MTHEPTPSPGAGPAVVARAMVRRFGATVALDGLSFELARGELLGLVGPDGAGKTTAIRALAGLLALDGGEARVLGADPLSGANRERLGLMPQQYSLYRDLTVEENLHFFARLYVLPRAVYRERKERLLAITRLDRFTDRRADALSGGMYKKLALACALLHEPEVLLLDEPTNGVDPVSRRELWALLHEFVHGGMTVLVSTPYMDEAERCSRVALVHRGRALLDGEPGALIARFEDEAYEVHGGDRERLDAALAAHPAVLAASPAGARLKVVVARGARDEVARAIAPLGAELEPTHPDFEDLFLARIREAA from the coding sequence ATGACGCACGAGCCCACCCCCTCCCCCGGCGCCGGCCCCGCGGTGGTCGCGCGCGCGATGGTCCGGCGCTTCGGCGCCACCGTCGCGCTCGACGGCCTGTCCTTCGAGCTCGCGCGCGGCGAGCTGCTGGGCCTGGTCGGCCCCGACGGCGCCGGCAAGACCACCGCCATCCGCGCGCTGGCCGGCCTGCTCGCGCTGGACGGCGGCGAGGCGCGGGTGCTGGGCGCGGACCCGCTCTCCGGCGCGAACCGCGAGCGGCTCGGGCTCATGCCGCAGCAGTACTCGCTCTACCGGGACCTCACCGTGGAGGAGAACCTGCACTTCTTCGCCCGGCTCTACGTGCTGCCGCGGGCGGTCTACCGCGAGCGCAAGGAGCGGCTCCTCGCCATCACCCGCCTCGACCGGTTCACCGACCGCCGCGCCGACGCGCTCTCCGGCGGCATGTACAAGAAGCTCGCGCTCGCCTGCGCGCTGCTGCACGAGCCCGAGGTGCTGCTCCTCGACGAGCCGACGAACGGCGTGGACCCGGTCTCGCGCCGCGAGCTGTGGGCGCTGCTCCACGAGTTCGTGCACGGCGGCATGACGGTGCTCGTGTCCACCCCGTACATGGACGAGGCGGAGCGCTGCAGCCGCGTGGCGCTGGTACACCGGGGCCGGGCCCTGCTCGACGGGGAGCCGGGCGCGCTCATCGCCCGCTTCGAGGACGAGGCGTACGAGGTGCACGGCGGCGATCGCGAGCGGCTCGACGCGGCGCTCGCGGCGCACCCGGCCGTGCTGGCTGCCTCGCCGGCCGGGGCGCGGCTCAAGGTGGTGGTCGCCCGCGGCGCGCGGGACGAGGTGGCGCGGGCCATCGCGCCGCTCGGCGCCGAGCTGGAGCCCACCCACCCCGACTTCGAGGACCTGTTCCTGGCCCGCATCCGGGAGGCGGCGTGA
- a CDS encoding ABC transporter ATP-binding protein — MTPAASAAAPAIEARELTRRFGAFLAVDRVSFEVERGEIFGYLGANGAGKSTTIRMLTGLLAPTSGTGRVAGHDLATDPEAVKASIGYMSQKFSLYLDLPVRENLIFFGGAYGLWGKALERRADEVLALADLRDAGDVITGDLPGGVRQRLALASAILQRPQVVFLDEPTAGVDPVARRTFWRVIRDLAREGTTVFVTTHYLDEAEYCRRIGLMVDGKLVALDTPAGLKARWVPERLLVARGRDLARAVERARGLPGVRNVMRFGAALHLRVEPGALSEQDAAAALRAGGASDVVVERAEPSLEDVFLAVVGAGGRGEEGSP, encoded by the coding sequence GTGACCCCGGCCGCGAGCGCCGCCGCGCCGGCGATCGAGGCGCGCGAGCTGACGCGCCGCTTCGGCGCGTTCCTGGCGGTGGACCGCGTCAGCTTCGAGGTCGAGCGCGGCGAGATCTTCGGCTACCTGGGCGCGAACGGCGCGGGGAAGTCCACCACCATCCGCATGCTCACCGGGCTGCTCGCGCCCACCTCCGGCACCGGCCGCGTGGCCGGCCACGACCTCGCCACCGACCCCGAGGCGGTGAAGGCCTCCATCGGCTACATGTCGCAGAAGTTCTCGCTCTACCTCGACCTCCCCGTGCGCGAGAACCTGATCTTCTTCGGCGGCGCCTACGGGCTCTGGGGCAAGGCGCTGGAGCGGCGCGCCGACGAGGTGCTGGCGCTCGCCGACCTGCGCGACGCGGGCGACGTCATCACCGGCGATCTGCCCGGCGGCGTCCGCCAGCGGCTCGCGCTCGCCAGCGCCATCCTGCAGCGGCCGCAGGTGGTGTTCCTCGACGAGCCCACCGCCGGCGTGGACCCGGTGGCCCGCCGCACGTTCTGGCGCGTCATCCGCGACCTGGCTCGCGAGGGGACCACCGTGTTCGTCACCACGCACTACCTCGACGAGGCCGAGTACTGCCGGCGCATCGGCCTGATGGTGGACGGCAAGCTGGTGGCGCTCGACACGCCGGCCGGCCTGAAGGCGCGCTGGGTGCCGGAGCGGCTGCTCGTGGCGCGCGGCCGGGACCTGGCGCGCGCGGTCGAGCGAGCGCGCGGCCTGCCCGGCGTGAGGAACGTGATGCGCTTCGGCGCGGCGCTGCACCTGCGCGTCGAGCCGGGCGCGCTGTCCGAGCAGGACGCGGCGGCGGCGCTGCGGGCCGGGGGCGCCTCGGACGTGGTGGTCGAGCGCGCCGAGCCGAGCCTCGAGGACGTGTTCCTGGCGGTGGTCGGCGCCGGCGGGCGCGGCGAGGAGGGCTCGCCGTGA
- a CDS encoding ABC transporter permease → MTGPRERTRRSLVRIGAMAQKETIHVLRDPRTLYLALVMPLVMLFLFGYGVTTDLERIPLAVADADRSEASRELVRALTESGELALAGEVAPRDADRLFRRGEAAAVLVIPEDYEERLARRETVELQLLADASDVSSANQLLSKADALVRAESRRRSAALAAPAAPPLSVKVRTLYNPAARSALFLVPGLAAYILAITAILLTTLTVAGEWERGSMEQLFASPVGRLEIVLGKLLPYLVLAMLELLVVIAFGAAVFDVPVMGKPPLLIAMGFFFVVGMLGQGLLVSVLTKNQLLATQVGLISALLPSLLLSGMVFPIENMPVALQLLSRLIPARYMVHALREILLKGNGLDVLWPDLLAVVAFALLVIALSTARFKRRLA, encoded by the coding sequence GTGACGGGGCCCCGGGAGCGGACGCGCCGCTCGCTGGTGCGCATCGGCGCCATGGCGCAGAAGGAGACCATCCATGTCCTGCGCGACCCGCGCACGCTGTACCTCGCGCTGGTCATGCCGCTGGTGATGCTGTTCCTGTTCGGCTACGGCGTGACCACCGACCTGGAGCGGATCCCGCTGGCGGTGGCGGACGCGGACCGGAGCGAGGCGTCGCGCGAGCTGGTCCGGGCGCTCACCGAGAGCGGCGAGCTGGCGCTGGCGGGCGAGGTCGCGCCCCGGGACGCGGACCGGCTGTTCCGCCGGGGCGAGGCGGCGGCGGTGCTGGTGATCCCGGAGGACTACGAGGAGCGGCTGGCCCGCCGCGAGACGGTGGAGCTGCAGCTCCTGGCCGACGCGTCCGACGTCAGCTCGGCGAACCAGCTCCTCTCCAAGGCCGACGCGCTGGTGCGCGCCGAGTCGCGCCGGCGCTCCGCCGCCCTCGCGGCGCCGGCCGCGCCGCCGCTCTCGGTGAAGGTCCGGACGCTCTACAACCCCGCCGCGCGATCGGCGCTGTTCCTGGTGCCGGGGCTCGCCGCGTACATCCTGGCGATCACCGCGATCCTGCTCACCACGCTCACCGTGGCCGGCGAGTGGGAGCGCGGCTCGATGGAGCAGCTCTTCGCCTCGCCGGTGGGCCGGCTGGAGATCGTGCTCGGCAAGCTCCTGCCCTACCTCGTGCTGGCGATGCTCGAGCTGCTGGTGGTGATCGCGTTCGGGGCGGCGGTGTTCGACGTGCCGGTGATGGGCAAGCCGCCGCTCCTCATCGCCATGGGGTTCTTCTTCGTGGTGGGGATGCTCGGCCAGGGGCTGCTCGTGTCGGTCCTCACCAAGAACCAGCTCCTCGCCACGCAGGTGGGGCTCATCTCCGCCCTGCTGCCGTCCCTGCTCCTCTCCGGCATGGTGTTCCCCATCGAGAACATGCCCGTGGCGCTGCAGCTCCTCTCCCGCCTGATCCCGGCCCGCTACATGGTGCACGCGCTCCGCGAGATCCTGCTGAAGGGGAACGGCCTCGACGTGCTCTGGCCCGACCTGCTCGCGGTGGTGGCGTTCGCGCTCCTCGTGATCGCGCTCTCCACCGCGCGCTTCAAGCGGAGGCTCGCGTGA
- a CDS encoding ABC transporter permease gives MTPRRPRPSARVQFLAVFRKEVRQTARDKRMMAVLVIAPLLQTVVFGFAANFDVDRVRTVVLDRDRTDVSREHARRLLADGTLIRAGDTASAVEAELRVHRGEAAAAVMFPERLAADLAAGRPAEVQVLIDGADPNRSTVAADAVARYFGGVGERLAREALAARGATPPGQLALVPRLFYNPGLDSPPYMVPGIAALLLVVVTTIVSAMGLAREREMGTLEQVLVTPIRPAVLLAGKIAPYVIIGFVNLALLVGVASLIFGVPIRGPLPVLALGTLLYLLTTLGVGLFISTISKNQQQSFLGGFLFLVPALLLSGVMTPVAAMPGWLRAITFVNPVRHFATVMRGSLLRGAGLADLAIPLTALAVIGSAIFVLSALRFRKTLS, from the coding sequence GTGACCCCCCGACGCCCCAGGCCCTCGGCGCGCGTGCAGTTCCTGGCGGTGTTCCGCAAGGAGGTCCGCCAGACGGCGCGCGACAAGCGCATGATGGCGGTGCTGGTGATCGCGCCGCTGCTGCAGACGGTGGTGTTCGGGTTCGCGGCGAACTTCGACGTGGACCGGGTGCGCACGGTGGTGCTCGACCGCGACCGCACCGACGTGTCTCGCGAGCACGCGCGGCGCCTGCTCGCCGACGGGACGCTGATCCGCGCCGGCGACACCGCCTCGGCGGTCGAGGCCGAGCTGCGGGTGCACCGGGGCGAGGCCGCCGCGGCGGTGATGTTCCCGGAGCGGCTCGCCGCCGACCTGGCCGCCGGCCGGCCGGCGGAGGTGCAGGTGCTCATCGACGGCGCCGACCCGAACCGCTCCACGGTGGCCGCCGACGCGGTGGCGCGCTACTTCGGCGGCGTGGGCGAGCGCCTGGCGCGGGAGGCGCTCGCCGCGCGCGGCGCCACGCCGCCCGGCCAGCTCGCGCTCGTGCCGCGGCTCTTCTACAACCCCGGGCTCGACTCCCCGCCCTACATGGTCCCCGGCATCGCGGCGCTGCTTCTGGTGGTGGTGACCACGATCGTGAGCGCGATGGGGCTCGCGCGCGAGCGCGAGATGGGCACGCTGGAGCAGGTGCTGGTCACGCCCATCCGGCCCGCCGTGCTGCTCGCCGGCAAGATCGCGCCGTACGTGATCATCGGGTTCGTGAACCTGGCGCTGCTGGTGGGGGTCGCCAGCCTGATCTTCGGGGTGCCCATCCGCGGACCGCTCCCGGTCCTGGCGCTCGGCACGCTCCTCTACCTGCTCACCACCCTCGGCGTGGGGCTGTTCATCTCGACCATCTCGAAGAACCAGCAGCAGTCGTTCCTGGGCGGCTTCCTGTTCCTGGTCCCGGCGCTGCTGCTGTCCGGCGTCATGACGCCGGTGGCCGCGATGCCCGGCTGGCTCCGGGCCATCACCTTCGTGAACCCGGTGCGCCACTTCGCCACCGTGATGCGCGGCTCGCTGCTGCGGGGCGCCGGCCTGGCCGACCTGGCGATCCCCCTCACGGCGCTCGCGGTCATCGGCTCGGCCATCTTCGTCCTCTCCGCGCTCCGCTTCCGCAAGACCCTGAGCTGA